In a single window of the Olivibacter sp. SDN3 genome:
- a CDS encoding DUF962 domain-containing protein encodes MSKKSSSKKKESKRPVDVYFEQYAESHQHPTNKLIHWVCVPLITFSISSLIWFIPFPHLSFLGQYNGFVNWFTLVMAIVVYYYLRLAPTLSYAMLFSFGVFSFLIVQLEYWEQAGGPAPWIVALIIFVVAWIGQFVGHKIEGKKPSFLTDVKFLLIGPIWLWHFIFKKLNIPY; translated from the coding sequence ATGTCAAAGAAATCCTCCTCTAAAAAAAAAGAAAGTAAACGTCCGGTAGATGTTTACTTTGAACAATACGCCGAAAGTCATCAACACCCTACGAATAAACTTATCCACTGGGTTTGTGTCCCCTTGATTACTTTTAGTATTTCTTCCCTGATTTGGTTCATTCCGTTTCCACACCTGAGCTTTTTAGGTCAATATAACGGTTTTGTGAACTGGTTTACGTTGGTAATGGCTATCGTTGTTTATTACTACCTTCGGTTAGCACCAACATTATCATATGCCATGCTGTTTTCTTTTGGAGTGTTTAGCTTTCTGATCGTTCAACTGGAATATTGGGAGCAGGCAGGTGGCCCAGCTCCCTGGATTGTTGCACTTATTATATTTGTTGTTGCATGGATAGGGCAATTTGTAGGGCATAAAATTGAAGGTAAGAAACCTTCATTCCTTACAGATGTTAAATTTTTACTTATCGGCCCGATTTGGCTTTGGCATTTTATTTTCAAGAAACTCAACATACCATATTAA
- the rny gene encoding ribonuclease Y: protein MEIIGYVLLGIVIGVVIGRFLLRSLLKKQELAAQNKAKRILKEAEQEAEMLKKNRLLEAKEKFLHLKSEHEREVNQRNNTISQKENSIRQKEQSLNSKLEQVNRDKQELDNVRKNLERQIELNHKKQDEVDHLKLQHIKQLETIAGLSADEAREQLVTNLREEARSKAMIQIKDIVDEAKLTASKEAKKVVIQTIQRTATESAIENTVSIFNIENDEIKGRVIGREGRNIRALEAATGVEIIVDDTPEAIILSGFDPVRREIARLALHRLVTDGRIHPARIEEVVSKTKKQIDDEIVEIGERTVIDLGIHGLHPELIRMVGRMRYRSSYGQNLLQHSREVANFCATMAAELGLNVKLAKRAGLLHDIGKVPDDNPELPHAILGMQLAEKYKEHPEVCNAIGAHHDEIEMTSLISPVVQACDAISGARPGARREVVESYIKRLKELEELALSYPGVEKTFAIQAGRELRVVVESEKVTDAQAEILAADISNRIQTEMTYPGQIKVTVIRETRSVSFAK from the coding sequence ATGGAAATAATAGGTTATGTGTTATTAGGTATAGTTATAGGCGTAGTAATAGGTAGGTTTTTACTTCGCAGCTTACTTAAAAAGCAGGAGCTTGCAGCACAGAATAAAGCAAAACGCATATTGAAGGAGGCCGAGCAAGAGGCCGAAATGTTAAAAAAGAACCGCTTATTGGAAGCCAAAGAGAAGTTTTTGCATTTAAAATCAGAACATGAACGGGAGGTCAACCAGCGTAATAATACGATTAGTCAAAAAGAAAATTCCATTCGGCAGAAAGAACAATCACTTAACTCCAAGCTGGAACAGGTGAATAGAGATAAGCAAGAGCTAGATAATGTTCGTAAAAACCTGGAACGCCAGATCGAGCTTAATCACAAGAAACAAGATGAAGTAGACCATCTTAAATTGCAGCATATCAAACAATTAGAAACCATAGCTGGACTTTCAGCTGACGAGGCGCGGGAACAATTGGTGACCAATTTGCGTGAAGAAGCGCGATCAAAAGCTATGATCCAAATCAAAGATATCGTAGATGAAGCCAAACTAACTGCAAGTAAGGAAGCGAAAAAAGTAGTTATTCAAACTATTCAACGTACAGCTACAGAAAGTGCTATAGAGAATACGGTATCGATTTTCAATATAGAAAATGATGAAATTAAAGGGCGTGTTATAGGCCGTGAAGGACGTAATATCCGGGCATTGGAAGCTGCCACAGGTGTGGAAATTATTGTTGACGATACTCCCGAAGCAATAATTTTATCTGGTTTTGATCCCGTTCGTCGGGAAATAGCCCGTTTGGCACTCCATCGTCTAGTAACGGATGGTCGGATACACCCTGCGCGTATCGAAGAAGTTGTATCCAAAACAAAAAAGCAGATCGATGATGAAATTGTCGAAATTGGAGAACGTACAGTGATTGATTTGGGGATACATGGTTTGCACCCGGAGCTGATACGCATGGTTGGTCGTATGCGTTATAGGTCTTCCTATGGACAGAATTTATTACAACACTCCAGGGAAGTGGCTAATTTCTGTGCGACCATGGCTGCCGAATTGGGCTTGAATGTCAAATTAGCAAAACGGGCGGGTTTATTACATGATATCGGAAAAGTACCTGACGACAATCCAGAGTTGCCACATGCAATTTTAGGAATGCAGTTAGCCGAAAAGTATAAAGAACATCCTGAAGTTTGCAATGCCATTGGTGCACACCACGACGAGATAGAAATGACTTCGCTTATATCACCTGTGGTACAAGCCTGTGACGCGATTTCTGGTGCAAGACCTGGGGCCAGAAGAGAAGTTGTTGAGAGTTACATCAAACGTTTAAAAGAACTTGAGGAGTTAGCATTATCTTATCCCGGCGTGGAGAAAACATTCGCTATACAGGCAGGTAGAGAGCTTAGGGTGGTGGTTGAAAGCGAGAAAGTTACAGATGCACAGGCGGAGATTTTGGCGGCAGATATATCAAATCGCATTCAAACGGAAATGACTTATCCCGGACAGATAAAGGTTACGGTAATCCGGGAAACCCGCTCCGTTTCTTTTGCGAAATAG
- a CDS encoding cell division protein ZapA, giving the protein MGDISIKINIADRIYPLRIDMEEEEVIRHAAKLINDRIKDLQENYAVRDKQDLLSMAVLHYATSALKAEKQVREEDTGVSEKVYQLDQLLSEFFKQD; this is encoded by the coding sequence ATGGGAGATATTTCCATAAAAATAAATATTGCAGACCGGATATATCCTTTAAGGATCGATATGGAGGAGGAAGAAGTTATTCGGCATGCAGCTAAATTGATTAATGACCGCATAAAGGATTTGCAGGAAAATTATGCGGTAAGAGATAAGCAGGACTTGCTTTCGATGGCTGTATTGCATTACGCTACATCGGCTTTGAAGGCAGAAAAACAGGTACGAGAAGAAGATACAGGTGTGTCAGAAAAAGTATATCAGTTGGATCAATTGCTATCTGAATTTTTTAAGCAAGATTAA
- a CDS encoding glycosyltransferase family protein — MKILYAVQGTGNGHLSRAMDVIPCLQKRAEVDILVSGIQADLELPFEVKYRRHGLSFIFGKAGGVDLWKTFMSNKVRDIVKEVNEIPIDQYDLVINDFEPVTAWACYLKEHPCIGLSHQAAVLDIHSPKPEEVDMMGKFILKHYAPTDVSYGFHFQPYTKSIFTPVIRQQIRHQTITDNGHYTVYLPAYDDARLLKSLLRFGNVQWDVFSKHNKVPFTLKNVNVQPINNEKFISSMASAHAILCGAGFETPAEALYLKKKLMVIPMKNQYEQHLNAAALRQMGVPVIKNLKAKNNTLIDDWIGSDHIVSVDYPDCTQEIIDHVLDAHT; from the coding sequence ATGAAGATACTATACGCGGTGCAGGGGACAGGAAATGGCCATCTCAGTAGGGCAATGGATGTGATTCCATGCTTACAGAAGAGGGCTGAGGTTGATATACTTGTAAGCGGTATTCAAGCAGATCTCGAACTACCTTTTGAAGTAAAATACAGAAGGCATGGTCTAAGTTTTATATTTGGTAAAGCTGGTGGGGTTGATCTGTGGAAAACATTTATGAGCAATAAAGTAAGAGATATCGTTAAAGAAGTAAATGAGATACCTATTGACCAATATGATTTGGTAATAAACGATTTTGAACCGGTAACGGCCTGGGCCTGCTATTTGAAAGAACACCCTTGTATTGGTCTAAGCCATCAGGCAGCTGTGTTAGATATACACTCTCCTAAACCAGAAGAAGTGGACATGATGGGTAAATTTATTTTAAAGCATTATGCACCAACAGATGTTAGCTATGGTTTCCATTTTCAACCTTATACTAAATCCATTTTTACCCCGGTCATCAGACAGCAGATCAGGCACCAGACCATTACCGACAATGGGCATTATACCGTTTATTTGCCAGCTTACGACGATGCTCGCTTGCTTAAGAGTTTACTAAGATTCGGTAATGTGCAGTGGGATGTTTTTTCTAAACACAACAAAGTACCTTTTACATTGAAAAATGTAAATGTACAGCCTATTAATAATGAAAAATTCATCTCGAGTATGGCTTCCGCACATGCCATATTATGTGGTGCTGGTTTTGAGACGCCTGCTGAAGCCCTTTATTTAAAGAAGAAGCTGATGGTTATTCCTATGAAGAATCAATACGAGCAACATTTAAATGCCGCGGCCTTAAGGCAAATGGGCGTGCCAGTGATTAAAAATCTCAAAGCGAAGAATAACACGCTTATCGATGACTGGATAGGCTCAGATCATATAGTATCAGTGGATTACCCAGATTGTACACAAGAAATTATAGACCACGTGCTGGATGCGCACACATAA
- the radC gene encoding DNA repair protein RadC, which yields MKQNYTRKLNIKQWAEQDRPREKLLLNGRRSLSEAELIAILIGSGSNAETAVELSRRVLGDVGNDLANLAKLSLADLCAYKGIGEAKAIAIIAALELGRRRKDKISVEKPQIKSSEDAYHILQTIYADLDHEEFWILLLNTSNKVIGKELISKGGSGVVAVDAKTVFQSVLQAKATGIILSHNHPSGALRPSMADKNLTNKIVEGAKCLDIRVLDHIIISDEGYYSFLDHEDI from the coding sequence ATGAAGCAAAATTATACTCGAAAACTAAACATCAAACAATGGGCGGAGCAGGATAGACCCCGGGAAAAGTTGCTATTGAATGGGAGAAGGTCGCTTAGTGAAGCAGAGCTTATAGCTATTTTAATTGGAAGTGGTTCTAATGCTGAAACAGCTGTTGAGCTAAGCAGACGTGTTCTGGGCGACGTGGGTAACGATTTAGCAAATTTGGCCAAACTTTCTTTGGCAGATCTCTGTGCTTACAAAGGTATCGGTGAAGCAAAGGCCATTGCTATTATCGCAGCTTTGGAACTGGGACGAAGGCGGAAAGATAAAATATCAGTAGAAAAGCCGCAGATTAAAAGTAGCGAAGATGCCTATCATATTTTGCAGACGATATATGCCGATCTTGACCACGAGGAGTTTTGGATACTTTTACTCAATACAAGCAATAAAGTAATCGGAAAAGAGCTAATCAGTAAGGGGGGAAGTGGTGTGGTAGCAGTAGATGCTAAAACGGTGTTTCAATCGGTTTTGCAGGCAAAAGCAACCGGCATTATACTGAGTCATAACCATCCATCAGGAGCACTCAGGCCCAGTATGGCAGATAAAAATTTAACAAATAAGATTGTTGAGGGAGCAAAGTGTTTAGATATAAGGGTTTTAGATCATATCATTATTTCAGATGAGGGGTATTATAGCTTTTTAGACCACGAGGATATATAA
- the pheT gene encoding phenylalanine--tRNA ligase subunit beta, giving the protein MKISYNWLKQFISTEKTPQELSLILTDIGLEVESLEVVQGIPGGLEGLVIGEVKSCLQHPNADRLRVTKVDVGQQDLLQIVCGAPNVATGQKVVVAPVGTTLYPLSGDAFKINKSKIRGEVSEGMICAEDEIGLGPSHDGIMVLNADAAAGLLAKDYFQIKDDYCFEIGLTPNRADAASHLGVARDLAAYFRTNYTLPTVGSLKIDHVKSPVAVTIKNPQACKRYTSLTISGIEVKPSPEWLAEKLKVIGIRPINNIVDVTNYVLHELGQPLHAFDADEIQGGQIIVRNANEGEVFITLDEVERKLSSEDLVIGDREKPLCLAGVFGGISSGVTAKTKRVFLESAYFNAVSVRKTSKRHGLKTDASFRFERGTDPNITVYALERAALLIQEIAGGAISSEISDIYPTVVEPFIFDVSLDRVRKLIGKDIANEEIKEIIKSLEIAILDEKSAVISVSVPPYKVDVTREVDIIEEVLRIYGYNRIEMKQQIKASLTTVSKPDKELVQHTVSDLLVANAYYEIMSNSLTKMAYTDDESTVVRILNPLSGDLDVMRQNMLFSSLEAIAYNQKRRNANLKFFEFGKTYHLIDGQYVEKESLSLTITGALEEQQWNQQTENITFYDIKSAVDALLKRFNITNYQTDETKGNYLEYGLQYLKGQKPLVNFGKVSSDVLKKVDVSGEVYFADVDWDLWIKTIRKNKITYREVSRFPSVRRDLSLLIGSDVDFGHLKRIAEKTERKLLRSIQVFDVYTGNKLPSGKKSYALSFELQDEQKTLTDKQIDSVMQKLILNFEKEVGAEVRKA; this is encoded by the coding sequence ATGAAAATATCATATAACTGGCTTAAACAATTTATTTCTACCGAAAAGACACCACAGGAACTTTCACTTATTTTGACAGATATTGGCCTGGAAGTAGAAAGTTTAGAGGTTGTGCAGGGCATTCCGGGCGGCTTGGAAGGATTGGTTATAGGAGAGGTGAAGAGTTGCCTACAGCATCCGAATGCAGACAGGCTCCGTGTAACAAAAGTTGATGTAGGCCAGCAGGATTTGTTGCAAATCGTATGTGGAGCTCCTAATGTTGCAACCGGGCAAAAGGTCGTTGTTGCTCCGGTTGGCACAACACTTTATCCATTAAGTGGTGATGCTTTTAAAATCAATAAATCTAAAATAAGAGGCGAGGTTTCCGAAGGCATGATCTGTGCAGAAGATGAAATAGGCTTAGGACCTTCACATGACGGTATTATGGTGCTAAATGCCGATGCGGCGGCAGGTTTATTGGCTAAAGACTATTTTCAGATAAAAGACGACTATTGCTTTGAAATAGGCCTAACGCCCAATAGAGCCGATGCGGCTTCACATTTAGGGGTTGCTCGTGACTTGGCCGCTTATTTTCGGACTAATTATACGCTTCCAACAGTAGGTTCCTTAAAAATTGATCATGTAAAATCCCCGGTAGCCGTCACCATCAAGAATCCTCAAGCTTGCAAAAGATATACCTCATTAACCATCAGTGGGATAGAAGTAAAACCTTCCCCGGAATGGTTAGCTGAAAAGCTAAAAGTGATCGGCATTCGACCTATCAATAATATTGTTGATGTAACCAATTATGTGTTACATGAGCTTGGCCAACCTTTACATGCGTTTGATGCAGATGAAATTCAGGGCGGCCAAATCATTGTAAGAAACGCTAATGAGGGCGAGGTATTCATTACTTTAGATGAAGTTGAGCGTAAGCTTTCTTCGGAGGATTTGGTGATAGGTGACCGGGAGAAGCCACTTTGTTTGGCAGGTGTGTTTGGTGGAATATCTTCCGGAGTTACCGCAAAAACTAAACGTGTTTTTCTTGAAAGTGCCTATTTTAATGCTGTTTCAGTAAGAAAAACTTCCAAAAGACATGGACTAAAAACAGACGCTTCGTTCCGTTTTGAGCGAGGCACCGATCCAAATATTACGGTATATGCTTTGGAGAGAGCAGCACTTCTGATACAGGAGATTGCCGGAGGAGCTATTTCTTCTGAGATAAGCGATATTTACCCAACAGTGGTAGAGCCTTTCATTTTTGATGTCAGTCTCGATCGGGTAAGGAAGCTGATAGGAAAGGATATTGCCAATGAAGAGATAAAAGAGATTATAAAGTCATTGGAAATAGCTATTCTGGATGAAAAATCGGCTGTTATTTCAGTTTCTGTTCCACCATACAAGGTAGATGTAACCAGAGAGGTTGATATCATTGAGGAGGTGTTGCGCATATATGGTTATAACCGTATTGAAATGAAGCAGCAAATTAAAGCTTCTCTGACTACAGTGTCTAAGCCTGATAAGGAATTAGTTCAGCATACCGTTTCTGATCTGTTGGTAGCTAACGCTTACTATGAGATTATGTCAAATTCTTTGACGAAGATGGCTTATACCGATGATGAAAGCACGGTTGTACGTATATTGAACCCCTTAAGTGGCGATTTGGATGTTATGCGTCAAAATATGTTGTTCTCCTCTTTGGAAGCGATCGCGTATAATCAGAAGAGGCGAAATGCCAATCTTAAATTTTTTGAATTTGGGAAAACTTATCACCTCATTGATGGGCAATATGTTGAAAAAGAAAGTTTAAGCTTAACTATAACAGGAGCTTTAGAAGAGCAGCAATGGAATCAACAAACGGAGAATATTACGTTCTATGATATCAAATCTGCAGTTGATGCACTCCTGAAGCGGTTTAATATAACGAACTATCAAACCGACGAAACAAAAGGCAATTATCTGGAATATGGGTTGCAGTATTTAAAAGGGCAGAAGCCGCTTGTGAATTTTGGGAAGGTAAGTTCCGATGTGTTGAAAAAAGTGGATGTTAGCGGCGAAGTATATTTTGCTGATGTCGATTGGGATTTATGGATTAAAACCATCCGAAAAAATAAGATTACCTATAGAGAAGTTTCCAGATTTCCATCTGTGAGAAGGGATCTGTCGTTATTGATTGGTTCGGATGTGGACTTTGGACATTTGAAGCGTATTGCTGAAAAAACGGAGCGCAAATTGCTCAGATCAATACAGGTGTTTGATGTATATACCGGCAATAAGCTGCCTTCCGGTAAAAAATCGTACGCTTTAAGTTTTGAATTACAGGATGAGCAGAAAACGCTCACCGATAAACAAATTGATTCGGTGATGCAAAAATTAATACTTAACTTTGAAAAAGAAGTTGGGGCAGAAGTTAGAAAAGCATAA